The window GGCGGCGAACAGGACGCTCCCGGTCCAGAGCGCCCCGACGAGGAGATGGATCGCGTAGAACGCGGCGTCGACGATTGCCATATCCCTGCTGGCGGGCGGATGGCTCTTGAAACCAGGCGGGACGGCCCGACGATGTCGGTTCTCCTGCTGCGAGGTATCGGGTACTCCCGGCAGTCGCCGTGTCACGGGCTCCCGGGGTCTGCGCCCCGGTTGGCAAGGCTTAAACCCGGTCCACGACCAAACGGAGGTATGAGCCAGGCCGACAACAGCGAGACGCGCCAGTGCGTCTCCTGTGGCATCAACATCGCCGGGACGAACGCCGCCCGGTTCAAGTGCCCCGACTGCGGGCACCTGATCTTCCGGTGTTCGACCTGCCGCAAGCAGAGCAACCTCTACGAGTGTCCGGACTGTGGCTTCACGGGGCCCTGACGATGGGGAAGGTCGCAGCCAAACTCAAGGTCATGCCGGAGAGCCCCGACGTG of the Haloglomus salinum genome contains:
- a CDS encoding HVO_2753 family zinc finger protein, which encodes MSQADNSETRQCVSCGINIAGTNAARFKCPDCGHLIFRCSTCRKQSNLYECPDCGFTGP